The following are encoded in a window of Lacinutrix sp. WUR7 genomic DNA:
- a CDS encoding DUF1573 domain-containing protein produces the protein MKQILTILFIGIFSFSMTAQAKIEFKETTVDYGTIEKGADGIRTFEFTNTGDAPLIISKVSSSCGCTVPSSPKGPIMPGDTGEIKVKYDTKRVMPIRKTITVLSNAETPTVALKIKGEVIDPSKTSVLEKREKSVMEK, from the coding sequence ATGAAACAAATACTTACAATTTTATTTATCGGAATATTTAGTTTTTCAATGACTGCTCAAGCAAAAATTGAATTTAAAGAAACGACAGTAGATTATGGTACTATAGAAAAAGGTGCCGATGGTATTAGAACTTTTGAATTTACTAATACTGGAGATGCTCCACTTATTATATCTAAAGTATCTTCTAGTTGTGGTTGTACAGTACCATCTAGTCCTAAGGGACCAATTATGCCTGGAGATACGGGTGAAATAAAAGTAAAGTATGACACTAAGCGTGTAATGCCTATTAGAAAAACTATTACGGTTCTTTCTAATGCAGAAACACCAACTGTAGCATTAAAAATTAAAGGAGAAGTTATTGATCCAAGCAAAACAAGCGTTCTTGAAAAAAGAGAAAAAAGTGTAATGGAAAAATAA
- a CDS encoding aspartyl protease family protein: MKKIVFTFLFVFSLPFLGFSQDTFVIQNKKKSDKIKFKLINNLIIVPVKINGVELSFILDTGVSKPILFNIFNVNETLKINNSEKIVIRGLGEGEPVEALRSRNNIIEIGDAISINEDLYVVYNSKLNFAPKLGFPIHGIIGYDFFKDFVVDINYSSKTIKIFENEVYRYSDCKNCESIPLNFHNKKPYIHANVTIDDKEIPVKLLIDSGGSDSLWLFEDVSLGIHANEAHFVDFLGHGLNGSVYGKRAKVDAFRIGSFTLENANVAFPDSTSISFAKNHKDRNGSLAGNILKRFHVVFDYERSMLQLKKSKYFKDPFSYNKSGIELEQNGIRLIRERSFGGLKRTKTDDINGVNSTSGIKFTYNNDYKLSVKPSYTIVELRKDSPAERVGLKVGDIILKINGKETADFSLQNITQYFYEKDGKTIKLQVNRLGKEFDFEFELEDMF, encoded by the coding sequence ATGAAAAAAATAGTTTTTACTTTCTTGTTTGTTTTTAGTCTACCTTTTCTGGGTTTTTCTCAAGACACTTTTGTGATTCAAAATAAAAAGAAAAGTGATAAAATAAAGTTTAAATTAATTAATAATTTAATCATAGTTCCTGTGAAAATTAATGGCGTAGAACTCTCTTTTATTTTAGATACAGGAGTGAGTAAGCCCATTTTGTTTAACATATTTAATGTTAATGAAACTTTGAAAATTAATAATTCTGAAAAAATTGTAATACGTGGTTTAGGAGAAGGAGAGCCTGTGGAAGCATTACGATCTAGAAATAATATAATAGAAATTGGAGATGCGATAAGTATTAATGAAGATTTGTATGTGGTATATAATTCTAAATTAAATTTTGCACCAAAGTTAGGGTTTCCAATCCATGGTATTATAGGATATGATTTTTTTAAAGACTTTGTCGTTGATATTAATTATTCTTCAAAAACGATTAAAATTTTTGAAAATGAAGTGTATCGCTATTCCGATTGTAAAAACTGTGAATCTATCCCTTTAAATTTTCATAATAAGAAACCTTATATACATGCCAATGTTACTATTGATGATAAAGAAATTCCTGTGAAACTTTTAATAGATTCTGGCGGAAGTGATTCGCTATGGTTATTTGAAGATGTTTCTTTAGGGATTCATGCTAATGAAGCACATTTTGTTGATTTTTTAGGCCATGGATTAAACGGAAGTGTTTATGGGAAGAGAGCTAAGGTAGATGCATTTAGAATTGGAAGTTTTACGCTAGAAAATGCCAATGTAGCCTTTCCGGATTCGACTTCTATTTCCTTTGCTAAGAATCATAAAGATAGAAATGGAAGTCTTGCAGGTAATATTTTAAAACGATTCCATGTTGTTTTTGATTATGAAAGGTCTATGCTTCAGTTAAAAAAGAGCAAGTATTTTAAAGACCCTTTTAGCTATAATAAAAGTGGTATTGAGTTGGAGCAAAATGGAATTAGGCTAATAAGAGAAAGAAGTTTTGGAGGCTTAAAAAGAACAAAAACAGATGATATTAATGGTGTAAATAGCACTTCAGGAATAAAATTCACGTATAATAATGATTATAAGTTATCTGTTAAACCTTCCTATACTATAGTAGAACTTAGAAAAGATTCTCCTGCAGAAAGAGTAGGGTTAAAGGTTGGAGATATCATATTGAAGATAAATGGTAAAGAAACGGCAGATTTTAGCCTACAAAATATCACGCAGTATTTTTACGAAAAAGATGGAAAAACTATCAAGCTACAAGTAAATAGGCTAGGTAAAGAATTCGATTTTGAATTTGAATTAGAAGATATGTTTTAA
- a CDS encoding pyridoxal phosphate-dependent aminotransferase, producing the protein MPAISKKGQLMPQSPIRKLVPFAEEAAKNGKSIYYLNIGQPDIKTPQIALDAVKSISLEVLAYSRSEGSEQYRKKIANYYAKNDIQVSHEDIIVTTGGSEALLFAFGSIMDVDDEIIIPEPFYANYNGFSTSSGVKVVPVISKIEDNFALPPIEEFEKLITPRTKAILICNPGNPTGYLYSKEEIKKLAAIVKKHDLFLIADEVYREFAYDGNTHYSIMQEEGLEENAIMIDSVSKRYSMCGARIGCLVSKNKEVIQTALKFAQARLSPPTLAQIASEAALDTPQSYFDDVIEEYVERRNVLISELQKIEGVQVATPKGAFYCIAQLPIKNSDAFAQWLLEDFDLNGETVMVAPAGGFYSTPGVGLNQIRIAYVLKKESLIKAVHIIKEALKVYKD; encoded by the coding sequence ATGCCAGCTATTTCAAAAAAAGGGCAATTAATGCCACAATCGCCTATTAGAAAATTAGTTCCATTTGCTGAAGAAGCTGCAAAAAATGGAAAATCCATATACTATTTAAACATTGGCCAACCAGATATAAAAACACCACAAATAGCATTAGATGCTGTAAAATCTATTTCTTTAGAAGTATTAGCGTATTCTAGATCGGAAGGTTCTGAGCAATACAGGAAAAAAATAGCAAATTACTATGCAAAAAATGATATTCAAGTTAGCCATGAGGACATCATTGTAACTACTGGAGGAAGTGAAGCATTGCTTTTTGCTTTTGGAAGCATTATGGATGTAGATGATGAAATTATTATCCCGGAACCTTTTTATGCAAACTATAATGGTTTTTCTACTTCTTCTGGAGTAAAAGTGGTTCCTGTAATTTCTAAGATTGAAGACAATTTTGCTTTGCCTCCAATTGAAGAATTCGAAAAACTTATTACACCAAGAACCAAAGCAATTCTTATTTGTAATCCAGGAAACCCAACAGGTTACTTATATTCTAAAGAAGAAATTAAAAAACTTGCAGCAATAGTAAAAAAGCATGACTTATTTTTAATTGCAGACGAAGTATATAGAGAATTTGCCTATGATGGAAACACACATTATTCCATCATGCAAGAAGAAGGATTAGAAGAAAATGCAATCATGATTGATTCTGTATCTAAAAGATATAGTATGTGTGGTGCAAGAATAGGTTGTTTAGTATCTAAAAACAAAGAAGTCATTCAAACTGCTTTAAAATTTGCACAAGCAAGATTAAGTCCGCCAACCTTAGCACAAATTGCAAGTGAAGCAGCTTTAGACACACCTCAAAGTTATTTTGATGATGTTATTGAAGAATACGTAGAAAGACGTAATGTTTTAATAAGCGAATTACAAAAAATAGAAGGCGTACAAGTAGCAACCCCAAAAGGTGCGTTTTACTGTATTGCTCAATTACCAATAAAAAATAGTGATGCTTTTGCGCAATGGCTTTTAGAAGATTTTGACTTAAATGGAGAAACGGTTATGGTAGCTCCTGCTGGCGGATTTTACTCTACGCCAGGCGTTGGTTTAAACCAAATACGTATCGCTTACGTTCTTAAAAAAGAAAGTCTAATTAAGGCGGTACATATTATTAAAGAAGCACTTAAAGTGTATAAAGACTAG
- the murB gene encoding UDP-N-acetylmuramate dehydrogenase — protein sequence MQIQHNISLKKYNTFGIDAKANHFVSINTIEELKEVLQLSEYPKRFILGGGSNMLLTKDVEALVMHIHLKGIEIVSQDDSSVLVKAQAGENWHNFVLWCLQNDFGGLENLSLIPGNVGTAPIQNIGAYGVELKDAFVSCEALEIATQETKTFTNEACNFEYRNSIFKQALKGKYIITSVLFKLTKDKHILRTNYGAIASQLEIMKVEKPTIQEVSKAVITIRESKLPNPKEIGNSGSFFKNPVISLQDFEKLKQNFPEIPNYPVSSTSIKIPAGWLIEKAGFKGKRFGNYGVHQKQALVLVNYDNAKGSEILNLSKIIQETIMRIFNIYIEAEVNII from the coding sequence GTGCAAATACAACATAACATATCTCTAAAAAAATATAACACTTTTGGTATCGATGCTAAAGCAAATCACTTTGTTTCCATTAATACTATAGAAGAGTTAAAAGAAGTGCTTCAACTGTCAGAATATCCTAAAAGGTTTATTCTTGGTGGCGGAAGCAATATGCTACTCACTAAAGATGTGGAAGCATTAGTTATGCATATACATTTAAAAGGAATTGAAATTGTTTCGCAAGACGACTCCTCTGTTTTAGTAAAAGCGCAAGCCGGTGAAAACTGGCATAACTTTGTACTTTGGTGTTTGCAAAATGATTTTGGCGGATTAGAAAACCTATCCTTAATTCCTGGTAATGTTGGTACAGCTCCAATTCAAAACATTGGTGCTTACGGCGTGGAATTAAAAGATGCTTTTGTTTCTTGCGAAGCCTTAGAAATTGCAACACAAGAAACTAAAACATTTACTAACGAAGCCTGTAATTTTGAATATCGAAATTCTATTTTTAAACAAGCATTAAAAGGGAAATACATTATAACAAGTGTTCTTTTTAAATTAACCAAAGACAAACATATCCTACGTACTAATTATGGAGCAATCGCTTCGCAATTAGAAATAATGAAAGTAGAGAAACCAACTATTCAAGAGGTTTCCAAAGCTGTTATTACCATTCGCGAAAGTAAATTACCAAACCCAAAAGAAATTGGAAATAGTGGAAGCTTTTTTAAAAACCCAGTGATTTCTTTACAAGATTTTGAGAAATTAAAACAAAATTTCCCAGAGATTCCAAACTACCCCGTTTCTAGTACTTCTATTAAAATTCCTGCAGGTTGGCTTATTGAAAAAGCAGGATTTAAAGGAAAGCGTTTTGGTAACTATGGTGTGCACCAAAAGCAGGCATTAGTTTTGGTCAATTATGATAATGCAAAGGGTTCCGAAATTTTAAATCTTTCAAAAATCATACAAGAAACAATAATGCGTATCTTTAATATTTACATAGAAGCAGAAGTAAATATTATTTAA
- a CDS encoding RNA polymerase sigma factor: MSTPIEQQIVNLLKQGDKKAITLLYENYSDTLFGVISKVITDPDLAQDVLQETFIKVWKKAKTYDAKKAKLFTWLYRIAYNTAIDKIRSVSNKQSKEIQIENSNVYKLTGNSLNQDVIDIQTHLKTIDVKYQIVINALFFEGMTQQEASDELNIPLGTIKSRLKIGLRELKKIYDPELKSNE, translated from the coding sequence TTGAGTACTCCAATAGAACAACAAATAGTTAACTTACTAAAACAAGGCGACAAAAAAGCCATTACTTTGTTGTACGAGAACTACTCAGATACGTTATTTGGAGTTATTTCTAAAGTAATCACAGATCCCGACTTAGCGCAAGATGTATTACAGGAAACTTTTATAAAGGTTTGGAAAAAAGCAAAAACCTATGATGCTAAAAAAGCAAAACTTTTTACATGGCTATATCGAATTGCATACAATACCGCAATCGATAAAATACGCTCTGTGTCGAATAAACAAAGTAAAGAAATCCAAATAGAGAATTCCAACGTATATAAATTAACAGGCAATAGCTTAAATCAAGACGTTATTGATATTCAAACACATTTAAAAACAATAGATGTAAAATATCAAATAGTAATTAATGCGCTCTTTTTTGAGGGTATGACACAACAAGAAGCAAGCGACGAATTAAATATTCCGCTTGGTACAATTAAATCAAGACTAAAAATTGGATTACGTGAATTAAAAAAGATTTACGATCCAGAATTGAAAAGCAATGAATGA
- a CDS encoding anti-sigma factor — protein MNDKVISFLNSDLLDKYLVGNTTTEENVKVEAYIAKYPEVKEAFNTMQQHLEIVAKSNAIEAPEHILNNILSALDEKPVIALQTVTKQKTWYKFSIAASITALVFAGSTFMFYINNQDLKRENQVIADEIFDLRSDIDQNNLMLSDIMQQFKQLNNPETQKYIIKGNARAKNLKTVAYINPIDKTSMIDVVSLPQLPEEQCYQIWAEVQDKMVSLGILNETDSQLIPLPYTENALGLNITIEPKGGNENASVEKSVAEISLKK, from the coding sequence ATGAATGATAAAGTAATTTCATTTTTAAATTCAGATCTATTAGACAAATATTTAGTAGGCAATACCACTACAGAAGAAAATGTAAAGGTAGAAGCTTACATTGCTAAATATCCTGAAGTTAAAGAGGCATTCAATACCATGCAACAGCATCTAGAGATTGTTGCTAAAAGTAATGCCATTGAAGCACCAGAGCATATATTAAACAATATACTTTCGGCGCTTGACGAGAAACCAGTAATTGCACTACAAACGGTTACCAAACAAAAAACTTGGTATAAATTTAGTATAGCTGCAAGTATAACTGCATTAGTTTTTGCGGGTTCTACATTTATGTTTTACATAAACAATCAAGACCTAAAACGTGAAAACCAAGTAATAGCAGATGAAATTTTTGATCTACGTAGCGACATTGATCAAAACAACCTAATGTTAAGTGATATCATGCAACAATTTAAGCAACTTAATAATCCAGAGACACAAAAATATATAATAAAAGGAAACGCTAGAGCTAAAAATTTAAAAACGGTTGCATATATAAACCCAATAGATAAAACCTCTATGATAGATGTGGTTTCTTTACCACAATTACCAGAAGAGCAGTGTTACCAAATTTGGGCAGAAGTACAAGACAAAATGGTAAGTTTAGGTATCTTAAACGAAACAGACAGCCAACTTATACCTTTACCTTACACAGAAAATGCTTTAGGTTTAAATATTACTATTGAACCAAAAGGAGGTAATGAAAATGCTTCTGTTGAAAAATCTGTAGCAGAAATTAGCTTAAAAAAGTAA